One Thioclava electrotropha DNA segment encodes these proteins:
- a CDS encoding Bax inhibitor-1/YccA family protein codes for MADFETMRTPQAGTRQAAIDEGLRAHMNKVYGLMSLAMLVTGAVAFGVGTNPALVAAIFGSGLKWVVMLAPLAIVFAFGAMINKMSTSTAQIVFFVYAALMGLSISFIFAAYTGISIAQTFLVTAISFAGLSLYGYTTKRNLSAMGSFLMMGLIGLIVASIVNIFLASSAMAFAISVIGVLIFAGLTAYDTQNIKNTYLQLAASDSEFMGKAAIIGALQLYLDFLNLFMFLLQFMGNRN; via the coding sequence ATGGCTGATTTCGAAACGATGCGGACCCCCCAGGCGGGCACGCGTCAGGCTGCGATTGACGAGGGTCTTCGCGCACATATGAACAAGGTCTACGGGCTTATGTCGCTGGCGATGCTGGTGACCGGGGCCGTGGCGTTTGGTGTGGGTACGAACCCGGCGCTCGTTGCCGCGATCTTCGGCTCGGGCCTCAAATGGGTTGTGATGCTGGCGCCGCTGGCGATCGTCTTCGCCTTCGGTGCGATGATCAACAAGATGTCGACCAGCACGGCGCAGATCGTGTTCTTCGTCTATGCCGCGCTTATGGGGCTGTCGATCAGCTTCATCTTCGCCGCCTATACCGGCATCTCGATCGCGCAGACCTTCCTCGTGACGGCGATCTCCTTCGCGGGTCTTTCGCTATACGGCTACACCACGAAGCGTAACCTGAGCGCGATGGGCTCGTTCCTGATGATGGGTCTGATCGGCCTGATCGTCGCCTCGATCGTGAACATCTTCCTCGCCTCCTCGGCGATGGCCTTCGCGATCTCGGTGATCGGCGTTCTGATCTTCGCGGGCCTCACGGCTTACGACACGCAGAACATCAAGAACACCTATCTGCAGCTTGCTGCCAGCGACTCGGAGTTCATGGGCAAAGCCGCCATCATCGGCGCGCTGCAGCTCTACCTGGACTTCCTGAACCTGTTCATGTTCCTGCTGCAATTCATGGGCAACCGGAACTGA
- a CDS encoding DUF1127 domain-containing protein, giving the protein MTFLTRRNAACCAPARPARRGFFATLARMAAYHRSRRALERLDSRLLDDLGLSKTEAAFEARRRIWDAPDHWRAGR; this is encoded by the coding sequence ATGACCTTCCTGACCCGGCGCAACGCCGCCTGCTGCGCCCCTGCCCGTCCCGCACGGCGCGGCTTCTTTGCGACCCTCGCTCGCATGGCCGCCTATCACCGGTCGCGCCGGGCGCTCGAGCGCCTTGATTCAAGGCTTCTCGACGACCTCGGGCTGAGCAAGACCGAGGCCGCATTCGAGGCACGGCGCCGGATTTGGGACGCCCCCGATCACTGGCGCGCGGGCCGCTAA
- a CDS encoding type I glyceraldehyde-3-phosphate dehydrogenase gives MRVFINGFGRIGRSVLRAWAEAPARWPGLEIVGVNDIEAPEMLAYLFEYDSVFGPWRGTVALEPGALVINGTRIALHRADDISTLDLSDVDLVMECTGRADSPQIAGQGIAGGATRVLISGPAKAAEITVVLGANDAALNGQKIVSNASCTTNALAPLARLIDAEFGIVTGSMTTVHCYTGSQPTVDKPRGPMERSRAAALSMVPTTTSAGKLMEEVLPDLAGRLIAQAVRVPTASVSAVDLAVTVKNPATVEQVNAVLQGAGGVIGTTGKPLVSTDLRARPESIVMALPETRATEHGLIRVFGWYDNEWGFSNRMLDMALRMG, from the coding sequence ATGCGTGTTTTCATAAACGGGTTCGGACGGATCGGTCGCTCGGTGCTGCGCGCCTGGGCGGAGGCGCCTGCGCGCTGGCCGGGACTGGAGATCGTGGGCGTCAACGATATCGAAGCGCCCGAGATGCTCGCTTACCTCTTCGAATATGACAGCGTGTTTGGCCCGTGGCGCGGGACTGTCGCGCTAGAGCCGGGCGCGCTGGTGATCAACGGCACCCGGATCGCGCTGCACCGGGCCGATGATATCTCCACGCTCGATCTGTCGGATGTCGATCTGGTGATGGAATGCACCGGCCGCGCCGACAGCCCGCAGATTGCAGGGCAGGGGATCGCGGGCGGGGCTACCCGCGTGCTGATTTCCGGGCCTGCGAAAGCGGCCGAGATCACGGTGGTGCTGGGCGCCAATGACGCGGCGCTGAACGGGCAGAAGATCGTCTCCAACGCGAGCTGCACGACGAATGCGCTGGCGCCGCTTGCGCGGCTGATCGATGCGGAATTCGGGATCGTCACGGGCTCGATGACGACGGTGCATTGCTATACCGGCTCGCAGCCCACGGTCGACAAACCGCGCGGCCCGATGGAGCGCTCGCGCGCCGCCGCGCTGTCGATGGTGCCGACGACGACCTCCGCGGGCAAGCTGATGGAAGAGGTGCTCCCCGATCTCGCCGGTCGCCTGATCGCGCAGGCGGTGCGGGTGCCCACGGCGTCGGTCTCGGCGGTCGATCTGGCGGTGACGGTGAAAAACCCTGCCACCGTCGAGCAGGTTAACGCCGTGCTGCAAGGCGCGGGCGGGGTGATCGGCACGACCGGGAAGCCGCTCGTCTCCACCGATCTGCGCGCGCGCCCAGAGAGCATCGTCATGGCGCTGCCCGAGACGCGGGCGACCGAGCACGGGCTGATCCGGGTCTTCGGCTGGTATGACAACGAGTGGGGCTTCTCCAACCGCATGCTGGATATGGCGCTGCGGATGGGCTGA